The genomic segment TTACGAGAAGATCTTCGAGGAGAACAACCAGAAGCTCCTCTACGCCTCGCCCTGGCCGCCGAGCGGCATCTGGTCCAAGACGCCCGTCATCGCGCCGGGCGACGTGAAGACCCTCAAGATCCGCACCTATGACGCCAATGGCACGATCACCTTCCGCGATGTCGGGGCCGCGCCGATCCAGCTGAGCTGGGCGGATGTGGTGCCCCAGCTCAACACCGGCGGCATCGGTGCCGTGCTCACCTCCGCCGATGGCGGCGCGGCGGCGAGCCTGTGGGAGTATCTGAGCGATTTCTCGGAGGTGAACTACGCCTCGCCGCTCAACATGACGCACATGAATCTCGACGTCTTCAACGCGCTCACCCCCGAGCAGCAGGAGGCCGTCCTGGAGGCTGCCGAAGAGACCACCGAGCACCAGTGGCAGCTCGTGCGCGAGCGGCGCGTCGGCAATTACGACACGATGCGCGAGAACGGCATGAACGTCCATGTGGACGACGTCTCGCCGGAACTCCTCGAAGTGCTCGCCACGGCCGGCGAGGCCGCCATTGCGGACTGGCTGGAAAAGACCGGCGAGACGGGCCAGAAGATCCTCGACGAGTTCGCCGAGCAGGCCGGGAAGTAAGGACCGCTCGCAAGCAGCGCCCGTCCATGGCAGGCTCGCCACCCCGTCACCCGGTGTGCGGGACACGCCGCGAGGGTGAGGGGTCGCACCGGTTCCGTGCGACGGGCGCACATCCCGGGGAGGGGGTGAACCGATGCGCATGATCGTGGATGCCGTCGACTGGATATCCAGGGCCGCCGCCTATGTGGCCGCGGCCATCCTGGTGTTCATGGTCGGCCATATCCTCCTCGAGATCGTTCTGCGGAACCTGTTCGACACCTCCACCTTCGTCACCGCGGAGTTCGTGGGCTACGGCGTTGCCGCCATGACCTATCTGGGGCTCGCCTTCAGCCTGCGCACCGGCGCGCTGATCCGGGTCAACATGCTGCTCGTCAGGCTTCACGGGCCGGCGCGGCGGGCCGCGGAGATGCTCTGCGTGGCGATGACGCTCGCGCTGACTGTCTTCCTCGGCTGGTATTTCTGGCGCCAGCTCGCGCGCGACTACACGCGCGGCACGGTGAGCTACTCGATCGCGGAGGTGCCGGTCTGGATCCCGGAGGGGCTGGTCTTCGCCGGCATCGCCCTGTTCGGCCTGCAGCTCTTCGCCTATCTGGTACGCCTCGGTCTCGGCGATCCGCCGATTGCCGAGGATGTCGGCGGGGAATAGGACACGCAACACCCATGGAAGCGCTCGTCACCGGCCTTGTGATCCTGCTGTTCATCTTCTTCTTCCTGGGGGTCGGCACCTGGGTGTTCGCCGGCCTGTTCATGGTCTCCATCGCCGGCCTCATGGTGATCGCCGGTTTCCCGGAGGCGCGCATCGGGGCCATCGTCTCCAAGATCCTCTACCGCAGCGCCAATTCCTGGGAGCTCGCTGCCATCCCCATGTTCGTGTGGATGGGCGAGATCGTCTTCCGGACCGACATATCGGAGCGGCTGTTCCGGGGGCTCGCGCCCCTCGTCGACCGTATTCCCGGCGGGCTGCTGCACACCAATGTCGCGGGCTGCACGCTGTTTGCCGCCGTCAGCGGATCGAGCGCTGCGACCACCGCGACCGTCGGCAAGATCACCACGACGGAGCTCAATTCGCGCGGCTACGACCGATCGCTGGCGCTCGGCTCGCTGGCCGGGGCGGGCAGCCTCGGCCTGCTCATCCCGCCCTCCATCGTGATGATCATCTACGGGTTGCTCGCGGAAGTCTCCATCGCCCAGCTCTTCGCCGCCGGCATCCTGCCGGGGCTCCTCGTCTCCGGGCTCTATACGGGCTATATCGCGCTGCGCTGCATCGCCGATCCCGGCCTCGCGCCGCCAACCGGGGAACGGTTCGGCTGGCTCGGACGCCTGAAGGCGGCGGGCGACCTCCTGCCCGTGCTCGTGCTGATCGTTCTGGTCCTGGGCTCGATCTATTCCGGCATCGCCACGCCGTCGGAAGCCGCCGCCGTCGGCTGCGCGGCGACCATCGTGCTCACCCTCCTCATGCGCCAGCTCACCTGGCGCATCTTCGTCGATTCGCTCATGGGCGCGGTCAGGGTGTCGTGCATGGTCTGCTCGATCCTCGTCGCCGCCGCCTTCCTGTCGACGGCCATGGGTTACCTGCATGTGCCGCAGAACATCGCGGCGGCCATCACCAGGCTCGATCTCGGCCCCTACGGGCTGATCGTCGTGCTCGCGGCCTTCTACATCCTGCTCGGGCTCTTCCTCGACGGCATCTCGATCACCGTCATGAGCCTGCCGATCACCCTGCCGCTGATCGTCCAGGCGGGGTTCGATCCGGTCTGGTTCGGTGTGTTCCTCGTGGTCATGGTCGAGCTTGGCCAGGTGACGCCGCCCGTCGGTTTCAACCTGTTCGTGCTCCAGGGGCTGACGGGCCGGCCCATCGGCGAAGTCGCCCGCGCCGCCGTGCCGTTCTTCATGCTCATGTGCCTTGCCGCGGCCATCCTGACGGCCTTCCCCGACATCGCCCTGTGGCTGCCGACCGTCCTGTTCCGCAGCGGGTGAACGCGCCCGCCCGCATCGCCCATGACTTGCGCGGCGGCGCGGGCCCGTGAGACAGATACGGGCATCGCCAGCGGAGATGCCCATGACGCTCAGGATCGTGCAGTTTCTCGCCGTCGTCCTCACCGCGCTCGCGCTGGTCCCCGCCGGGGCCCATCTGTTCGAGATGCCGGCGAAGCTCGCGCTGACGCAGGACGACTACTTCGTCGTCCAGACCATCTATCGCGGCTGGGCACTGTTCGGCACCGTGCTGATCGGCGCGCTCATCGCCAATCTGGCCCTGACCGTGCTGTTGCGCGGAACCGGCCTCCACTGCGCGCTCGCCGGATCAGCCTTCCTGCTCGTCGCGGCGACGCTGGCGATCTTCTTCACCTGGACCTATCCGGCGAACCGGGCGACGCGGAACTGGACCGTCGTGCCGGAGAACTGGGAGGCCCTGCGCACACAGTGGGAATATGCCCACGCCGCCAACGCCGTCCTCACCTTCATCGCCGTGTGCGCGCTGGTCCTTGCGCTCGTCATCCCGCGCCGCCGGGCGTGACGGCCAGCGTTTCGAGGACGGCGCGCAGGTCGTCCGGCAGGGGCACGGGCCGGCGGGTCTCGCGGTCCACATAGACATGGACGAAATGGCCGGCCGCCGAGGCGGTGTCGGCATCGCCGCCGAAGATGGCGATGCCGTAGCGCACGCTGGACCGGCCCATATGCTCCACCCTGAGCCCACCGGTCACG from the Kaustia mangrovi genome contains:
- a CDS encoding TRAP transporter substrate-binding protein, which produces MNRTILKGLATGAVLAGLAAQPAMAIEWDMPNEYNATSIHALGDKYFADALSQKTDGEITITHHFGGSLGYKSVDQFDAVADGAVPIADTFVGPLSGIDPMFLLSSLPFVASSIDEAKLLWEVARPYYEKIFEENNQKLLYASPWPPSGIWSKTPVIAPGDVKTLKIRTYDANGTITFRDVGAAPIQLSWADVVPQLNTGGIGAVLTSADGGAAASLWEYLSDFSEVNYASPLNMTHMNLDVFNALTPEQQEAVLEAAEETTEHQWQLVRERRVGNYDTMRENGMNVHVDDVSPELLEVLATAGEAAIADWLEKTGETGQKILDEFAEQAGK
- a CDS encoding TRAP transporter small permease, with amino-acid sequence MRMIVDAVDWISRAAAYVAAAILVFMVGHILLEIVLRNLFDTSTFVTAEFVGYGVAAMTYLGLAFSLRTGALIRVNMLLVRLHGPARRAAEMLCVAMTLALTVFLGWYFWRQLARDYTRGTVSYSIAEVPVWIPEGLVFAGIALFGLQLFAYLVRLGLGDPPIAEDVGGE
- a CDS encoding TRAP transporter large permease; translated protein: MEALVTGLVILLFIFFFLGVGTWVFAGLFMVSIAGLMVIAGFPEARIGAIVSKILYRSANSWELAAIPMFVWMGEIVFRTDISERLFRGLAPLVDRIPGGLLHTNVAGCTLFAAVSGSSAATTATVGKITTTELNSRGYDRSLALGSLAGAGSLGLLIPPSIVMIIYGLLAEVSIAQLFAAGILPGLLVSGLYTGYIALRCIADPGLAPPTGERFGWLGRLKAAGDLLPVLVLIVLVLGSIYSGIATPSEAAAVGCAATIVLTLLMRQLTWRIFVDSLMGAVRVSCMVCSILVAAAFLSTAMGYLHVPQNIAAAITRLDLGPYGLIVVLAAFYILLGLFLDGISITVMSLPITLPLIVQAGFDPVWFGVFLVVMVELGQVTPPVGFNLFVLQGLTGRPIGEVARAAVPFFMLMCLAAAILTAFPDIALWLPTVLFRSG
- a CDS encoding DUF1772 domain-containing protein, with amino-acid sequence MTLRIVQFLAVVLTALALVPAGAHLFEMPAKLALTQDDYFVVQTIYRGWALFGTVLIGALIANLALTVLLRGTGLHCALAGSAFLLVAATLAIFFTWTYPANRATRNWTVVPENWEALRTQWEYAHAANAVLTFIAVCALVLALVIPRRRA